From a single Rosa rugosa chromosome 7, drRosRugo1.1, whole genome shotgun sequence genomic region:
- the LOC133722457 gene encoding two-pore potassium channel 5 translates to MENEPFLSSPPPLPLEPIIEDPHDFSFNLPPPLTDPIALLLQEPPHQHDEIHQDPHPSSSSSSSSGPRHAPTRKPTILQRCKTAPAMAVMRDLKPKTAQVPKPQSETSSIIIRQAVLLLVMYLSLGVVIYSFNRDKFSGTETHPVVDALYFCIVTMCTIGYGDIAPETPLAKVFSCVFVLVGFGFIDILLSGVVNYVLDLQENIILTGIQMSHHHHHHHHHHGFSDYIVDVAKGRMRIRLKVGLALGVVVMCIGMGALVLCFLEDLEWVDSIYLSVMSVTTVGYGDKAFKSLPGRLFAAVWLLFSTLAVARAFLYLAEARVDKRHRKIVNWVLHREITVQDLLAADINNHGFISKSEYIVYKLKEMGKIDEKDIMQICDQFSKLDSNHSGKITLPDLLENRF, encoded by the exons ATGGAGAATGAACCTTTTCTCTCCTCCCCACCCCCACTTCCACTTGAACCCATCATTGAGGACCCTCATGATTTCTCTTTCAATCTCCCTCCTCCCCTCACCGACCCAATTGCGCTTCTCTTACAAGAACCCCCACACCAACATGATGAAATACACCAAGACCCACATCCctcttcatcgtcttcctcaTCTTCCGGACCCCGGCATGCCCCGACCCGCAAACCCACCATTCTCCAGCGATGCAAGACCGCCCCGGCCATGGCTGTCATGCGAGACCTGAAGCCAAAGACGGCCCAGGTCCCCAAGCCACAGTCCGAGACCAGCTCCATCATCATCAGACAAGCTGTGTTGTTACTTGTCATGTATCTCTCTCTCGGTGTTGTAATATACTCTTTCAACAGGGACAAGTTCTCCGGTACGGAAACCCACCCGGTGGTTGACGCCCTCTACTTTTGTATAGTCACTATGTGCACGATTGGGTACGGCGACATTGCTCCGGAAACGCCGCTGGCTAAGGTGTTTTCGTGTGTGTTTGTGTTGGTGGGGTTTGGGTTTATTGACATCTTGCTTAGTGGGGTGGTCAATTATGTGCTGGACTTGCAAGAGAACATAATCTTGACCGGAATCCAAATGagtcatcaccaccaccaccaccaccaccaccatggatttTCGGACTACATCGTTGATGTGGCCAAGGGGAGGATGAGGATCAGACTCAAGGTGGGTCTGGCGCTTGGTGTGGTGGTGATGTGCATTGGCATGGGGGCTCTGGTTTTGTGTTTCTTGGAGGATTTGGAATGGGTTGATTCCATTTATTTGTCTGTTATGTCGGTTACAACTGTTGGGTATGGGGACAAGGCCTTCAAGTCGCTGCCGGGGCGGCTTTTCGCGGCGGTTTGGCTTCTGTTTTCGACACTGGCGGTGGCGAGAGCCTTTTTGTATTTGGCAGAGGCGAGGGTGGATAAGAGACACAGGAAAATTGTCAACTGGGTATTGCATAGGGAGATCACTGTCCAGGATTTGCTTGCTGCTGACATCAATAACCATGGCTTCATCAG CAAATCAGAGTATATTGTTTACAAGCTCAAAGAGATGGGAAAGATAGATGAGAAAGATATAATGCAAATCTGCGATCAGTTCAGTAAGCTTGATTCAAACCACTCTGGGAAGATAACACTGCCCGATTTGTTGGAGAATCGCTTCTAA